In the genome of Bubalus kerabau isolate K-KA32 ecotype Philippines breed swamp buffalo chromosome 8, PCC_UOA_SB_1v2, whole genome shotgun sequence, one region contains:
- the CHRM2 gene encoding muscarinic acetylcholine receptor M2, with translation MNNSTNSSNNVALTSPYKTFEVVFIVLVAGSLSLVTIIGNILVMVSIKVNRHLQTVNNYFLFSLACADLIIGVFSMNLYTLYTVIGYWPLGPVVCDLWLALDYVVSNASVMNLLIISFDRYFCVTKPLTYPVKRTTKMAGMMIAAAWVLSFILWAPAILFWQFIVGVRTVEDGECYIQFFSNAAVTFGTAIAAFYLPVIIMTVLYWHISRASKSRIKKDKKEPVANQDPVSPSLVQGRIVKPNNNNMPGSDDGLEHNKIQNGKTPRDAVTENCVQGEEKESSNDSTSVSAVPSNMRDDEITQDENTVSTSVGHSKDENSKQTCIKIVTKTPKGDQCTPANTTVELVGSSGQNGDEKQNIVARKIVKMTKQPAKKKPPPSREKKVTRTILAILLAFIITWAPYNVMVLINTFCAPCIPNTVWTIGYWLCYINSTINPACYALCNATFKKTFKHLLMCHYKNIGATR, from the coding sequence ATGAATAACTCAACAAACTCCTCTAACAATGTGGCTCTGACCAGTCCTTATAAGACATTTGAAGTGGTTTTTATTGTCCTTGTGGCTGGGTCCCTCAGTTTGGTGACCATTATTGGGAACATCCTGGTCATGGTCTCCATTAAAGTCAATCGCCACCTCCAGACCGTCAACAATTACTTTTTGTTCAGCTTGGCCTGTGCTGACCTCATCATTGGTGTTTTCTCCATGAACTTGTATACCCTTTACACTGTGATTGGCTACTGGCCTTTGGGACCTGTGGTGTGTGACCTTTGGCTTGCCCTGGACTACGTGGTCAGCAATGCCTCAGTAATGAATCTACTCATCATCAGCTTCGACAGATACTTCTGCGTCACGAAACCACTCACTTATCCCGTCAAGCGGACCACAAAAATGGCAGGTATGATGATCGCAGCTGCCTGGGTCCTCTCCTTTATCCTCTGGGCTccagccattctcttctggcaGTTCATCGTAGGGGTGAGAACCGTGGAGGATGGGGAATGCTACATCCAGTTTTTTTCCAATGCGGCTGTCACCTTTGGCACGGCCATTGCAGCCTTCTATTTGCCTGTGATCATCATGACTGTGTTATACTGGCACATTTCCCGGGCCAGTAAGAGCAGGATCAAGAAGGACAAGAAGGAGCCTGTGGCCAACCAAGATCCAGTTTCTCCAAGTCTGGTTCAAGGAAGGATAGTGaagccaaacaacaacaacatgcctGGGAGTGATGATGGCTTGGAGCACAACAAAATCCAGAATGGCAAAACTCCTAGAGATGCTGTAACTGAAAACTGTgtccagggggaggagaaagagagctCCAACGATTCCACCTCAGTCAGTGCTGTTCCCTCTAATATGAGAGATGATGAAATAACCCAGGACGAAAACACAGTTTCCACTTCTGTGGGCCATTCCAAAGATGAGAACTCAAAGCAAACATGCATCAAAATTGTCACCAAGACCCCAAAAGGTGACCAATGTACCCCAGCTAATACCACTGTGGAGCTAGTTGGTTCTTCAGGTCAGAATGGAGATGAAAAACAGAACATCGTTGCTCGCAagattgtgaaaatgactaagCAGCCTGCCAAAAAGAAGCCTCCTCCTTCCCGGGAAAAGAAGGTGACCAGGACGATCTTGGCTATTCTGTTGGCTTTCATCATCACTTGGGCCCCATACAATGTCATGGTGCTCATTAACACCTTTTGTGCACCCTGCATCCCCAACACAGTGTGGACAATCGGTTATTGGCTCTGTTACATCAATAGCACTATCAACCCTGCCTGCTATGCACTTTGTAATGCCACCTTCAAGAAGACCTTTAAACACCTTCTCATGTGTCATTATAAGAACATAGGCGCTACGAGGTAA